In Pseudomonadota bacterium, the genomic stretch TCACCTCGTAGGCGCTGATCACCGCCAGCGTGCGCTCGAGGTGGTGCAGCAGGGCGATCACCTGGTCGAAGTCCTCCACCAGGCACAGGGCGGTGGGGCGGCTCGCCTTGCGGGCGAAGAGGCGGAAGGTGACGCGGGTGACGATGCCGAGCGTGCCTTCCGTGCCGATGAACAATTGCTTTAGGTCGAAGCCGGCGTTGTTCTTCAGCAGCTTGTTGTCGTCGTTGATGATGGTGCCGTCGGCGAGCACCGCTTCCAGGCCGAGCACGAGGGCGCGGGTCATGCCGTGCTGTACCACCTGGTTGCCGCCGGCGTTGGTGGCGACGATGCCGCCCGCTAGGCAGGAGCCGCGCGCGCCGAGATCGATCGGGAATTCGAGGCCCACCGCCGCGGCGGCTTCCTGAATGCGCTGCAGGGGCGTGCCAGCGCCGACGGTGATGGTGCGCGACGCCACGTCGAGCTCATCGATGCGATCGAGGCGTTCCGTGGAGAGGCTGCACTCACCGGGCTGCGGCGTGGCCCCGCCGGAGAGGCCCGACAGGCCGCCCTGCACCACCAGGCGCTGACCGGCGGCCTGGCACGCGGCGACGATGCGGGCCACGTCCGCCGTGTCGCGCGGCCGGAACACGGCCGCAGGACGGTGCGGATGCTCGCCGCTCCAGTCGCAGGCGTAGCGATCGCTGATCTGCTCGCCGAGCAGGTAGAGGTCTGGCGCGAGGTCGGCCAGGACGGCGTCGAGAACCTGGCCCCGCCCTACCATTTGCCCGGCACGATGCCGAGGCGATCGAACTGCTCGCCGAGCATCACGCCGAGTTCGCGCTCCTCGCCGGCTTCGAGGTGAATGGCGGGGCGGCCGTGGGCGAAGCGGTAGTTGCACACCACGGCAATGTCGCCGACGCGCCAATCGATGGGGATGCCGAAGCGGTCGTAGATGTCGATGAACCGCTTCAGCTCATCGCGCGTGAAGGGCGTGTCATCGCCAAAGGTGAGCGTGAGCGGGCGCTCCTCGTAGGGCAGGTGCATGACCATGGGCCAGGAATCGAACCAGACGCCGTGATCGGCCACGCTGCAGAAGAGCAGGTTGCGATCGAGCTGCGGGAAGTACTCGAAGGCCGAGGCGTAGTAGCGCGTCTTCAGGAGGCGGTTGGGGCCCCACTCGGTGCGCAACCCGCGTGATTGGGCGATCGCTTCGGCCTCGGTAGGATCCTCCGCCGCCATGGAGTGTTGCCAGTGGTTGTACACGCCGATCGGCGCTTGCCGACGGAAGGCGTCGCGATCCGTTAGGTTACGGTGGTAGCACACCCCGAGATCACGAAGCTTCGCGCCGAGCTCCGTGCGCATCAGGGCCTCGGTGGCCTGGAGGTTGTCCGACACGTAGGTGTGACCTCTGCCCGGCACGGCCTTGAGGCAGAGGAAGGCGAGCATGCGGGTGCTGGCGCCGACGTACGCCATCTCGTGATGGTAGTGGAGCCAGGCGCTGAGCGGCGCGCCGACATCGTAGACGTTGGTCTCGATGGGGCTGCGCGGGTTGGCACCGGCGGTGTAGTCCATCTCTCGGGTCATCACGTGCTTGGCAAAGCCACGCATGGCCTCGAGCTCGGTCAGGCGCGTGTTGACGAGCAGCACCAGGCCGGTGGCCTCGAAGGTGCGTCGCATGCGTTCGGCGAGCTCGCTGTGCGGGGCGAGGTCGCCCGCGTCCATGGCGTAGGTGCTGCAGTCGATGCGATAGGTATCGCTGGGTAACACCTGTCCGTCGTAGCGCCAGCGGGGCTCGATTACGTCCGGCAGGGGAGAGTAGGGTTCGGCGTGCACGGCGGTTACTCGGCAAGTCTCGAAACACCCGCCCGGGGTGCTCACCCGGCGGGCCGCCACGCGCCCATGAAGGGCTCGTTGACGGAGTATGCACAGAGCGTTGCTCCGCCGCTACGGCAGGTTTCGCGCCGTCTCGTCACGGCGGCCGGCGGGGCTGCGCCGCGACCTCGCGATGACGCGAAATCCGGGTCCGTTGGGGGCGCAATCACCCACAGGTCACCCGCGCCCTTGACCGCTCGCCGGGCAACCGTCTTATGCTGGCGTGCGGTGACCCATTCAGCTGACAGATTCCCCCGCTAGGAACCCACCATGATCGATTGGCTCCTCTTCATCCCCGCCTGCTTCGCGCTGAATCTCGCCTTTGGTCCGAACAACCTCCTGGCCATGACCCACGGCGCCAACGGCGGCATTTGCTTTGCGCAGCAAGCGGCCTGCGGCCGGCTGCTGGCCTTCGTCCCGATGATCGGCGTGAGTGCTCTCGGCCTCGGTGTCATTCTCACGGCGTCGGCGGCCGCCTTCACGGCGGTCAAGTGGCTGGGCGCGGGCTATCTGATCTGGCTTGGCATCAGCCTGTGGCGCAGCGCTCCCGGCGCCGCCATGCGGCGTAGCGAAGGGCGCAGACTCACCCGTGGGCAGGCGTTTCGATCGGAGGCGGTGGTGGCGATC encodes the following:
- a CDS encoding FAD-binding oxidoreductase, whose translation is MVGRGQVLDAVLADLAPDLYLLGEQISDRYACDWSGEHPHRPAAVFRPRDTADVARIVAACQAAGQRLVVQGGLSGLSGGATPQPGECSLSTERLDRIDELDVASRTITVGAGTPLQRIQEAAAAVGLEFPIDLGARGSCLAGGIVATNAGGNQVVQHGMTRALVLGLEAVLADGTIINDDNKLLKNNAGFDLKQLFIGTEGTLGIVTRVTFRLFARKASRPTALCLVEDFDQVIALLHHLERTLAVISAYEVMWQDYYQASVQTLDARDPFDGAGGFFVLVETEGTSESAGMATLETALEGALEGGILADATIAKNQAETAALWAIRDGVSELLPQMQPVAPFDVGVPIPHMAQFVDDARAALDEHFDATCQTLVFGHIADGNLHLLVSTGAKADLPTIYDIVYRRVERVGGTITAEHGIGTTKRDWLHLCRDDAQIALMRRLKRALDPNGILNAGRVI
- a CDS encoding TauD/TfdA family dioxygenase, producing MHAEPYSPLPDVIEPRWRYDGQVLPSDTYRIDCSTYAMDAGDLAPHSELAERMRRTFEATGLVLLVNTRLTELEAMRGFAKHVMTREMDYTAGANPRSPIETNVYDVGAPLSAWLHYHHEMAYVGASTRMLAFLCLKAVPGRGHTYVSDNLQATEALMRTELGAKLRDLGVCYHRNLTDRDAFRRQAPIGVYNHWQHSMAAEDPTEAEAIAQSRGLRTEWGPNRLLKTRYYASAFEYFPQLDRNLLFCSVADHGVWFDSWPMVMHLPYEERPLTLTFGDDTPFTRDELKRFIDIYDRFGIPIDWRVGDIAVVCNYRFAHGRPAIHLEAGEERELGVMLGEQFDRLGIVPGKW
- a CDS encoding LysE family translocator, with amino-acid sequence MIDWLLFIPACFALNLAFGPNNLLAMTHGANGGICFAQQAACGRLLAFVPMIGVSALGLGVILTASAAAFTAVKWLGAGYLIWLGISLWRSAPGAAMRRSEGRRLTRGQAFRSEAVVAISNPKAILIFAAFFPQFVAVDAYWQSYALLGAAFLVLEAVAIAIYATFGCFASKYAAARLPTLQRASGGTMILFGLLLLVSPAPSRS